CATCACCGTCCCCCTGGCGGAGTTCAAAGCCACGGCCTGTAAGGACAGGTAACGCCCCGCGCCGGACGGGCCCACGGTTCGCTACCCCTGATCGTGTTCGTCAGTTCGGTGGTGGCCTGATGGTCACGTTCTTGGAGACGGTGACCTGGTCGATGTCCGTGACGCGTACGGTGACCCGCAGGTTCCATGTGCCGGGCAACGGCAGCCGCACGCGGTCGGTGGACCAGTAGCCGCCCCGGTCGGCGAGTTTCGCGTCCAGCGGCCCGATCCGCTGGGCCTGCTGAGTGAGCGTGAGCCGGAGTTCGGGGACCGCGGTGACGCCGCCGTCGGCCCCGTACACCAGAGCCTCCACGGTGTTGTCGCCGACGCGCCCGGACAGGAAGGTGATCTGTACCGTGCCGTAGCCGTTCGGCGTGCCGGTGTCGAACGGGACCGTCACCACCCGCGCAGTGGGCTCCTGGGCCGCAGCGGTCGCGGCGGCGCTCTGGACGGCGGCGCGGCTGGGCTGGGTTCCGGTGAGCAGCGTAGTGATCGCCAGGACCACGACACCGAGGACGGCCTCGGCGGCGACCGACCGGCGCAGACCGCGCCGGTGGCCGTCACCGTCGGAGGGGGACGGCGAGCCGGAGGGATCGGGCCGTCCGGCAGATCGCGCGAGGCGGTTGGCCCGTCGGGGCTGTCCGTTCCCTCGGCTGTGTCGCTGCCTGAGGATGCGCCGACGCCGACGGTCTGCGCCACGCGCACGCGTTCGGGCGCGGCTGCCGGGACGGTTTCCGCTGGCTGCTCCTGGGTAAGCTGCGCGGTCCACTGGCGGGAGAACCACGCTGCGGTCAGCACCACGGCCACCGCGCCGGCCTTGAGGGTGAGGAGCCTGCCGTACTCGGTGGTGGACAGGGCCTCCAAGGAGCCGACCTGCCTCCACGACTGGTACAGGCCGGTGGTGACCAGGACGACGACCGAGGTGAAGGCCAGCCGGGAGAAGCGCGCGACCGCCGCTGCCGGGATCACCGTGTCGGCTGGTGCCCGGAACAGGGCGACGGCCAGCGCGACCAGACCGCCCAGCCACACCGCCATGGCGAGCAGGTGCAGCACGGAGACGGGGATCGCCAGCGGCACCTGGAGCCCGGCGGAGGCGTGCTCGGCGGCGGCCCAGGTCAGGGCCAGGCCCACGGCGAACAGCACGCCCATGACGCGTACGCCGATGCCGAACCACGGTTCCCCAGCGGGCTGATCGGCTGGCGGCTCGGCGACCGGATCGCGCAGTGTTCTGTCCGACTCGCGGCGGAGCCGGGTCGCAAGCAGCCCCAGGAGGATTCCCGCCGCCGCGAGCAGCACCAGCCGCGCCCCCAGGGCCAGCCCGGCCCTGCCCGTGATGGTCTTGCCAAGGAGCGACAGGTCGAACATCGCGGTGAGACCCTTGCCGGTCTCGTACGGGCCGCGCAGCAGCAACAGGACGACGGTGGAGGCGAACAGTGCCGCCCAGCCGGCAAGCAGCAGCCTGCGCAGCGGGCGCAGGTTCGCGCCCGCCGGCCAGCAGACGAGGGTGAACAGGGCGACGCCGATGAGCAGGGCGAGGCCGCCGTAGGCGACGTAGCGGAAGAAGCCGTAGGGACGGGAGGTGGAGGTGTCGGCCGCGGATTCGGTCGGTACTGCGGCGGTGGTGGTGGAGGGCTGGCCGATGGAGAAGGTGAACGCGCCGGAGACCGGGTGGCTGTCGGCGGAGATGACCCGCCAGGACACCGTGTAGGTGCCCTCGGGCAGCTTGCCCGCCAGCATCACCCGTGCCGTGTCCATTTTCCCGCCGGCGTGCGTGACCGGCCCGCGGTCGACCCGCAGATTCTTCGGGGACAGGACCCGCAGTGAGGCGCCGGAGAAGCTGACGGATTCGCTGAAGGCGAGCGTGATCTGCTTCGGGGCGGTTTTGAGGACGGAGACGTCAGCCGGGTCGGACCTGGTCAGGATGGCGTGGGCGGAGGCGGGTCCGGCGCCGCCGAACAGGAGGGCGAGCACGGCGCCGACCAGGAGCAGGGCGGTCAGCGGGGTCCTGGTCCGGCGCGGTGCCGTGGGCATGAAGCAGCCTCCGGGTGGTTGAGCCGTATGTGCGGTCGTGGGCCGTGTGGGCTGTGCTGTGGTGGGGGATGCGGCTGCGGCTACGACGCGCTCGGGCCCGGTGTCGGGCCGATGCCCCGTAGTTGCTGAATGGTGCCGCCGAGCTTGGCCCGGAAGCCCTCCAGCATCTCTGGCTCTTTCGCGCTGACGATCCAGCGGGAGCCGACGAGGTACTTGCCACCGTAGATGGCCGCGCTGTCCAGCCAAGTCTGCTTGTACTTCTCCTCGGGGAAGGTGGTGATGAGGTAGTCGACCTTCTTCGTGTGGCACAGGCCCTGGCGCAGTTCGTCCGCCTCGATACGGATCTTGGCCTTGCAGCCGGTCAGGGAGGCGATCACCTCGACCTTGGCCGGAGCCACGACACCGGCCGCGGGGGCGGCAGACATTTCCGACGGCTTGCTGCCGGCCGACGCATCGCCGTCACCACCACTGCTGCAGGCCGTGGCCAGGGGGAGAAACGCGAGGCTTGCAGCCAGTGCGGTGCCGCGTATGAGGCGGACGGTGGGCAGAGCACGGCCGGCGCGTCCTCGCTGTGACTGTTCTGGCTGCTCGGGATGCTGTGGCACGTGCCTCTCCGAATCAGGGTTGTTCCTGCCCGCACCAGCGGCCAGGTGTACGACAAGGGGTACGGGTGAACGCTGAGCCCTGTTCACCCCGTATGTCACCGTGAACCCGTGGAGCGGCCGGAACACCGCCCCACGGACCCGGTGACTCACGCCGAGACGCGGGTGCGCTCAGGCTGAACGGTGTGCGCGTTGTGCTGGTCCGCCCAGTGCTGCAGGGCGCTCATGCAGGCGTGGTCGAGGTGCCGCAGCCCGGCGAGGTTGAGCTCGATGGGCCGTTCGGCGGGCAGTTGCTCCAGGGCATCGAGGATGCGGGGCAGGCGCAGAAAGGTGGCGTGGCCCCGGATCCGTACCCGTACCGGGCCACTGCCCGAGTCGGCGTCGTCGACGTCGATGTGGACGTGCGAGGTCTCCCAGGCCGTCTTGACCACCGCCAGCAGCAGCCCGATCAACACGCCCTCGAACATGTTGGTGACCAGGATCGCCCCCGCCGTGATCACCAACACCACCGCCTCGCCCCGGTGTTCACGCCACAGCGGCCCCAGCTCCTTGACGGGCAGGAGCTTGAAGCCCGAATGGATGAGCACACCGGCGAGCGCGGCGGTCGGGATCATGCCGAGGGCGCCGGGCAGCAGCGCGGCGAACAGCAGCAGCCACACGCCGTGCAGGACGCGGGAGACCTTGGTCTTGGCGCCCGCCTGGACGTTGGCGGCGCTGCGCACGATCACCGCGGTCATCGGCAGCGCGCCGAGCAGCCCGCACAGGGTGTTGCCCGCGCCCTGGGCCATCAGCTCCTTGTCGTAGTCGGTCTTCGGGCCGTTGTGCAGCCGGTCCACGGCGGCGGCACTGAAGAGCGACTCGGCGGAGGCGATCAGGGTGAACGCGACGATGGTGGTCAGCAGTCCGACTTCGGCCAGCTGGCCGAAGTCACCGAGGGCGGGCGGCTGGATCGCCTCCGCCAGGCCGCTGACCTCGACGCGGGCGATGGGCAGGTCGAAGGCGGCGGTGGCCAGGGTCGCCGCGCCGACCGCGACCAGCGGACCGGGCAGTAGTTGTGTCTTGCCAGGCAGCTTCTTCCACAGCGTCATGACGGCGACGGTTCCCGCCCCGATGCCGACGGCGGTCAGGGCCGAGTCCGAGAACAGGACGTCGACGACGAGGTCGGGCAGTCCGGCGATGTTCGCGGTGCCGGTGCCCGGGGCCTTGCGGTCGGCGAGCGCGTAGATCTGTCCGAGGATCAGTACGAGGCCGATGCCGGCGAGCATGCCGTGGACGACGGACAGTGAAATCGCGCGGAAGAAGCGGCCCAACCGCAGTACCCCGAGAGCCAGTTGGAGCAGTCCGGAGGCGAGGACGATCACGCCGAGGGCGGAAAGACCGTAGTCCTGTACGGCGGTGAGGACGAGCACGGTCAAGCCGGCGGCGGGCCCGCTGACCTGGAGGCTGCTGCCGGGCAGCAGCCCGGTGACCAGGCCGCCGACGATACCGGTGATCAGGCCGAGTTCGGCCGGCACGCCGGAGGCGACGGCGACACCCACGCACAGCGGCAGGGCGACGAGGAAGACGACCAGGGAGGAGGTGAAGTCGGTGCGCAGGGCGGACCGGAGGGAGGAGAAGGGTGAGGTCATGGCGTTCTCTCTGTGGGGAAAGGAACGTCGCGTGGGGAGCGACCGGAGGAAACGGGTGTGTGCGGGGCCGTGGTCCGGTCGGTTCACAGGGGCTTGAAGGCGCGGGTGCCGGGCACGGCGAAGAGGACTTCGCCGGTCTCGACGGTGTAGTACCAGCCGTGCAGCCACAGCCGTCCCGACGACAGGCGCCGCGCGATGAAGGGGTAGCTGCGCAGGTGGTCGAGCTGGGTGAGCACGTGCTGCTGGGTCACGGCGACGGGGTCATCGCCCAGGCCCTGGGTCTGAAACGGCTCGTCGGCCGGGGTGCGGTGTCCGGCCCGGGAGAGCCAGCGCCGTACGAGCGGCATCGTCTGGACGTTCTGCTCGCGCATCAGCCCTTGTACGGCGCCGCAGTGCGAGTGGCCGCACACGATGATGTCGGGCACCTGCAGGGCCCGCACGGCGAATTCGAGTGATCCGGCGACACCGCAGGCGGCCTGCCCGCGATAGGGAGGAACGATGTTGCCCGCGGTGCGCAGCTCGAAGAGGTCACCGGGGCGGGCGCCGGTGAACATCGAGAGGATGACGCGGGAGTCGGAGCAGGAGATGAACAGGGCCTGGGGCTGCTGGCCCCGGGCCAGCTGTGCGAACTCCTCCTGCTGGTCGGCGATCTTCGCGGGGAATGCACGGGCGTGCTCGATGAGGGTGTGCATGGGAATCGGCCTCGTAACTCTTCGTGGGGCTCTCAGTGCGAAAGGGTGCGAAGAGTGCGTGCTGCGCGCGTCCGGGTAGGCGTCACCGAGCCGTGGCGGGCGATCGGGTGGACGCTCGCACCGCGGCGGCGGTGGTGATGGTGTTGGGGAGTCTCGGACGATGGACCACTGCGGGCAGCACGCTGCCGGTCAGCAGCGGAATGTCTGCAGGCTGCTGGGGGTGGGCGCTACTCCGGAGGCCGGGTTGCAGGCGTCTCTTGCCGTATGTGGCAGGGCCGGGCCGGAGCCGGCGGACACGATGGCGGTGTCTCCCGCGGCCTTGTCCAGCGGTGCGGGCTCGGAGACGGGCTGGCTCGCTCGGGGTAGCCACGCCGGAGCGTCGGCGGCCTCTCCATGGTGCTCCGAGCTCTTGTGCGAGTGTGCCAGCACGGACGTGGGTCCGTACGGCTTCCTGGACTCCGGTTCGACGGCCGGGGCCGTGGCGGGCACCGCCACGGGAGCGGCGGCGGAATGGTGAGGCGTGACGACGTGCAGCAGGAGGGCGGCAGCCAGCAGCACGACCGCTGCCGCCATACGCCGCATCACCACTGGACCCCCGATGTCTTGCTCCTGCCGACGCCGAAACGTTACCGGCCCCGCGCTCCCGGGCAGAGCCACCTCCCGGGTAAGGAGGGTGACATGAGCAACACTGGCATGCTGATTGCAGGAGCAATCACCCGGTTCGGTGAACCTTGCCGGATGCAGGGAGGCGGTCAGGGGCGAGGGACCCTAGGCGCTGCACTCACGCCTACGGCACCTCCAGCGCATGGGCCATGGCCGAGTTCGTCACCACCAGGCCGACCGTGGACGGTCTCCAGTTCCCCGACGACCGGAACCGGATCAGCTCGGCCAGTGACACACCGCCAGGGGCAGACGAGCCGAAGCGATGCGCAAGCGAGCTGACGCCTGCCCCCGAACCGGCATCCGCAGAGCGGCAGGGACCGGCAACGGTGCTGAGCAGGGCCCGTAAGCACAGCGCCTACACGTGTCAGGTCATCACTGGGTTCACTCTTCCGGGACAACTGTGCACGCCAGAGCGGGCCGACGAAGCGCTCAGCCCAACAGTCACTCAGCGTGCCTACGGCCACGATGGTTTTCCACTCGCCACTCCACGTGCCCACGGCCCTCACTGGGGAGAATCTGGGGAGTATCGGTCCCGTTGGGGAGCGCGTGGGGAGAATCGGCCGCATAAGACGGCACGCCCGTGAAAGACGCTGAAAGACTCATCTGCCCAGGTCAGCCACGGGTGTAGGTGAATCACCGCAGGTCCACGCCACTAGCTGGACAACTTCATGACGTACGTCCCGTGGTCGTCGGCCTCGACGAGCCCCGGCAGCGAGCCGCCCTCACGCAGGGGCGTGATGTAGCGGGTCGCGGTGACTTCCTTGAGCATCGCCCCAGGCTACTGGGGGGTGCCGGCGCAGGCCGGCGGCGCCCCGTGGGGCCGTGCCGCATACCGACAGCGGATCGATAGCTGTGATTTACCCACGTCCGCCCTCGAACAGGTTTAGATCTCGACACGGTCTGAACAGGCCAGGCCTGCGGACCGTACCTCCCACCGGATCACGAAAACCTCCCTGAAGGGAACGCCAGCATGACCAGCGCATCGTTCAAGCCCACATCGGGACCTGCCCGTCGAACCGTCGTGGCGGCCGCCGGAGCCGCGGGGCTCGCCGTCGCGCTGACCGCGTGCGGAGACTCCGACGACTCCTCCTCCTCGTCCGGCAGCACCGAGGCCGGCAGCGACGCGAGCAGCGGCGGTTCGGGAGCCTCCGAGAGCGCCGGGGCCGGTGGCGCCGCGCTCGCCGCGACCGCCGACATCCCCGAGGGCGGCGGAAAGGTCTTCGCGGACAAGAAGGTGGTGGTCACCCAGCCGACGGCGGGCGAGTTCAAGGCGTTCTCGGCCACGTGCACCCATCAGGGCTGTGCCGTGAAGGGCATATCCGACGGCCTGATCAACTGCCCCTGTCACAACAGCAACTTCTCCATCACGGACGGCAGCGTCAAGAGCGGTCCGGCGAAGCAACCGCTGCCCGCCGTGCAGATCACCGTCAGCGGGGACTCGATCACGCTGGCGTGACACTCACGCCCGTCCTGTGCGGCGGGGCCGCTTGAAGCAAGCCAGCACCTCGTCCGTGGTCGCGACCGTGGCGACCAATGCGAGGGTGTGGCGGACCATCGCGGGGGTGTAGTCGGAGGGCACCCCCGCGATGGCGTCCGTCGGTACGAGGGCGGTGTAGCCGCGGTTGACGGCGTCGAAGACGGCGTTGGGGATCGCCACGTTGGCGGAGACGCCGGTCACGACCAGCGTGCGGCAGCCCAGGTTGCGCAGCAGCGCGTCGACCTCGGTGCCCTGGATCGGGGACAGCCCGTGCAGCCGTCGTACGACCAGGTCCTCCTCGGCGACCTCGATCGGGGCCGCCACGCGGACCGCGGTGGTGCCCGACAGCTGCTGGACGGGCAGCCGCTCGGCGGCGCGGAAGAGCCGGGCGTTACGGCTCGCGCCCCGGCCGTCCGGGCGGCGCTCGGCGATCGCGTGGATCACCTGGACGCCGTTCTCGTGTGCGGCGGCGACCAGCCGGGCGACGTTGGCGAGGGCGCCGCGGGAGCGTGCCTCCTCGGCGAGCTCGGGCAGGGCGCCGTCCGCTCCGACGACGCCCTGCTGGCACTCGACGGTGAGCAGGACGGTGGTGGCGGGATCGAGAAGCTCGCTGAGGCGTTCGTACGACGGCATGGTTCCCCCTCGTCGCCGACGGCGTGGAGCGGGCGAGACTAGCCACCATTGCGCGGGGACGGAAGACGACCCATCCTTTTCTGACGTGATGTCAGAGGATCTCCTCTGACACGACGTGAGAGAAAGAGGGGGCCGCATGACCGTCACTCAGCGCCGAGGCCGGAAGATCATGATGACGCCCGGTGAGCTGGACGAGTTCCTCACCAGTCAGCGCACCTGCCGGGTCGCCACCGTGTCGCCCGACGGCGCCCCGCACGTGAGCACGCTCTGGTTCGCCTGGGACGGCACCTCCCTGTGGCTCTACTCCGTGGTGCGCAGCAAGCGGTGGGCCGATCTGCGCCGCGATCCGCGGGTCGCGATCGTGGTGGACACGGGTGAGGAGTACGACGAACTGCGGGGCGTCGAGCTGTCCGGGACCGTGGAGTTCGTGGGTGAGATCCCGCGCACCGGGGAGCTGTGCGCGGAACTCGACCTGCCCGAGACCCTGTTCGCCCGTAAGAACTTCCGGCTGGACGAGGTGCCGCACGACGGCCGGCACGCCTGGGTGCGGCTGACACCGGAGAAGATCGTCTCCTGGGACTTCCGCAAGCTGGGCCCGATGTAGCTCAGCCCACTTTCTCGGCCGCCGCCTGCAGGGCCCGCACCGCCGCCCGGATCGACGGGCGGCGGTCGGCGTCCGCGCGCCAGACTACGTACACATGGCGGCGCACCCGCTGCCGGAGCGGGACGGTGACGACCTCGGCGGGCATCGGGTGGCGGCCCAGCAGGGGCGCGATGCACACCCCCAACCCTGCGGCGACGAGACCGAGTTGGGTGTGGGTCTCGGCGGCGCGGTGGCCGACGTTCGGCTCGATGCCCTTGGAGCGCAGCGTGAACATCAGCCACTCGTGGCAGAACTCGCCCTGGCCCCAGGTGATCCACTCGTCCTCGGCGAACTCGGCGAGGTCCACCTCGTCGCGCCCCGCGAGCCGGTGATCGGCCGACATCGCCACGTCGGCGGGGTCGTCCAGGATCGGCGCCTTGACCAGGCCGTCGGGCAACGGCATCGGCTTGTTGTACCAGTCGAGCACGACCGCGAGGTCGAGGTCGCCGCGGATGACGCCGGAGATGCCCTGTTCCGGTTCCAGCTCGCTCGAGCGCACGCGCAGGGCCGGGTGCCGCGCGCGCAGGGCCGCGAGCGCCGTGGGGAACAGTCCGCGCGCGGCCGTCGGGAACGCGGACAGTCTGAGCTCGCCGACGACCTGTCCGCGCTGCGCCTCCAGGTCGGACTGGGCGAGTTCGACCTGCGAGAGGATGCGCGCCGCGTGCTCGGCCAGCAGCCGGCCCGCGTCCGTGAGCCGCACGCCCCGCCCGTTCTTGGCGAGGAGCTGCTGCCCCACCTCCCGCTCCAGCTTGGCCATCTGCTGCGAGACGGCCGACGTCGTGACATGCAACCCCTCGGCCGCGCCGCTGACCGAGCCGTGCCGGGCGAGGGCGTCGAGGGTGCGCAGGCGCTCCAGGTTCAACATGTAAGCAATACTACGAGATTCTGGGTACGAAATTTCGATTGTGCTACGAGATTGTGCGCACCATCGTGGTCCGCATGAGTTCCGTCACCGCCTCCCCGACCGCCACCCGGACCGGCTCCCGCTCCCGCCCCACCCTCGACTGGCGTCTGCGCTTCGGCGTCCTGGCGCTGATCTGGGGCTTCAGCTTCCTGCTCATCAAGGTGGGCACCGAGGGCTACGCCCCCTTCCAAGTCACGCTCGGACGCCTGGCGTTCGGCACGGCGGTGCTCGCGGCGGCGATGGCCGTCAAGCGCGAACGCCTCCCGCGCGGGGCGCGCACCTGGGTGCATCTGACGGTCGCCGCGTTCTTCCTCAACGCGCTGCCCTTCTCCCTCTTCGCCTACGCCGAGTTGACGATTCCGTCCACGCTCGCGGGCATCTGCAACGCGACCTCGCCGCTGTGGGGCATGGCACTGTCCCTCGTCGCCCTCTCCGAGGACCGGCCGACCCGGGTCAGGGTCGCGGGGCTCGGCCTCGGCTTCCTCGGCGTGCTGACGGTCCTGGGCGCCTGGCAGGGCTTCGACGGCCTGGACGCCACGGGCACGGCGATGGCCCTGCTGGCCTCGCTCAGCTACCCCATCGGCTGGATCTACGTCCGCCGCACCCTGGCCGGCACCGGCCACTCGCACCTGTCACTGACCAGGGCCCAGTTGCTCCTCGCCACCCTCCAACTGGCCGTGGTCACACCACTCTTCACCACCCTCCCGACCCACCTCCCCGCCGTGCCCCTGCTCGCGATCGTCGCCCTGGGCGCCCTCGGCACGGGCGTCGCCATGCTCGTCCAGTACGGCATCGTCGCCGAGGTCGGCCCGACCACGGCCCAGATGGTCACCTACTTCATCCCGGTCATCGCCACGGCCGCCGGCGTCGCGATCCTCGGCGAGTCCATGACCTGGTCGACCCCGGTGGGCGCGGCGATCGTGCTGGCGGGAGCGGCACTGACCCAGGCGAGGCCCCGGCGGGAGCGCCGACCCGGCGGGACCGACTCGGACTCCGCGCCGGCAGCCGGGGGCGGTGGCGCCGGGGCCACGTCTGTGCCCGGGGGTCGGGAGGGGGCCGGCGTTTGAGAGGGCCGACGCCCGGGAGGGAAGCGGGGCCCAGGACAGGACCGGGCCGGACAGGCCTGGGCTAGGGCCTGTTGCGAAAGTGGCGTCGTTCGCCCGAAGGGCGGACCGCGCGGCGTCCGGTGCGTGCTCTGGGGGTCCCCCGGCCGAAGGCTGGGGGGACTGCCGCCCGGAAGTCCTCGTACTGGGCGTACTCGGGCTTTCGGGCGGTGCGGCGAGTGGGGGCACCTCCCACGCCCTAAAGGCAGTGGGGGAGCGTGCCGGGCGTCGCGCGGCAGGCGCCACTTTCGCGACAGGCCCTAGGCCTGGGCGTCATCCCGGATCTGCCGTACGAGGTGGGTCTTCGACGCCCGGCGGGAGCGGAAGTCGCCGGGGGTCATGTCGAACTCCTTGCGGAACGCGAGGTGGAATCCGACCTGGCTGCGGTAGCCGATGCGTTGCGCGATGTCGTGCTGCGGCACGGAGGTGTCCGCCAGCAGTCGTCTGGCCTCCTGCAGGCGGCGCACCGTCAGATGCCGCATGGGCGGCTCGCCCACCAGTTCCCGGAACATCTGCGAGAACGTCGAGCGGGACATGCCTGCCTCACGGGACAGGGACTCCACCGTCCAGGGCTCGGCGTAGGAGCCGTGGATCGCCATCAGCGCCTTGCTGATGCCCGGGTGGTGCAGCGCGCTCAGCGCGGGTGACTCCTCCGCCAGTTGCTCCATGGCGATCCGCAGGGAGAGCACGAACACGGTCTCGAAGGCCCGCAGTGTCACGAGCCGGGAGCCGGGAGCCGTACGCCCGATCTCGGAGGGCAGGGAGTCCAGGGTGCGCAGCAGCAGTGGCTCGTCCTCCAGCATGTGGCGCCGCAGGACGATGATCCGGGGCAGGGCGTTGTAGAGCCCCGGTTCGCCGATGGCGCTGTAGTGCAGGCTCGCGCAGAGCATGCGTGTGCGGTACGGCGGTGTCCCGACCCTGACGACGCCGGACTCGCCGGGGCGGCAGTGCGGCACCAGGGCGGACAGCGGTGTCGCCTGTACGCCGTGCTCGGCGGCGAAGGTGCGGGCGGTGCCGTGCGGGAAGATCGCCAGGTCGCCCTCGTGCAGTTCCACGGGTTTGGGATCGTCGCCGAAGGTTATGGCACAGGAGTTGTTGAGCATGTAATGAACAATTGCGCAATTGTCGTCGTGGCCCTTGACTCCCCAGGTTCCACCTGCCTCCCACATGCTGTGAAAGATGTCGGTGAGCCACAGCGGGCGCAGCAGCTCGCTCAGCACGTCGTCATGCACGGACGATCCTTAAAGCGATTCGGCTCATGATTAATTGATCGTAGCCATCGCTCCCAGAACGATGAGAGGCGAAGCCGGGCTCATTGGCCGGTTTACGGGGTTGAAGTTCTGGGGGGACGCGTTCCATGAGGTTTCTGATTGCCGGTGCCGGCATCGGCGGCCTGACCGCCGCGCTGAGTCTTCATTCCGTCGGAATGCGCGACGTGCGAGTCCTGGAGGCCGTGCCGGAGATTCGCCCTCTGGGAGCCGGGGTGAATCTGCTGCCCAACGCGGTGCGCGAGCTGGCCGCCCTGGAACTGACCGAAAACCTCGCCGACCTGGGTGCCGATCTGACCGAACTCGGCTACTACAACCACCTCGGACAGGAGATCTGGCGCGAACCCCGCGGCCGGGCGAGCGGCTCCCGGTGGCCTCAACTGGCGCTGCACCGCGGTGCCCTGCAGACGGCCCTGGCCGACAGCGTCCGCGCCCGCCTGGGGAACACGGCGATCACCACCGACGCGCGTGTCACCGGCTTCACGCCCCTGCCCGGCGGGGGCGTCGAGGTGAGTGTGGCTCACCGCGCCGGCGATCGGCCGACGGAGCGGATCCGGGCGGACGTGCTGGTCGGGGCCGACGGGCTGCGGTCCGCCGTACGGCAGGCCCTGTATCCGCAGGAAGGGGAGCCGCGCTTCAACGGCACCGCCGTGTGGCGGGGAATGACGCGCAGCGCGCCCTTTCACGGCGGTCGCGCGATGGTCGTCATGAGGGACGGCCGCTGGAAGGCGGTCGTCTACCCGCTGGCCGTACGCCCGGATGCGGAGGGCCTGGTTCCGGTGAACTGGGCGGTATCCCGCGCCGTACCGGAGGAACCCCTGTCCCTGGACGCCGCGCCCGTTGACGCCGACGACGGCTTCCCCGCGGCGGTGGCCGGCTGGCGGTGCGGGGATCTGCGGATGGCCGCTCTCGTGGCGGACTCCGAAGCGGTC
The nucleotide sequence above comes from Streptomyces sp. NL15-2K. Encoded proteins:
- a CDS encoding copper resistance protein CopC translates to MPTAPRRTRTPLTALLLVGAVLALLFGGAGPASAHAILTRSDPADVSVLKTAPKQITLAFSESVSFSGASLRVLSPKNLRVDRGPVTHAGGKMDTARVMLAGKLPEGTYTVSWRVISADSHPVSGAFTFSIGQPSTTTAAVPTESAADTSTSRPYGFFRYVAYGGLALLIGVALFTLVCWPAGANLRPLRRLLLAGWAALFASTVVLLLLRGPYETGKGLTAMFDLSLLGKTITGRAGLALGARLVLLAAAGILLGLLATRLRRESDRTLRDPVAEPPADQPAGEPWFGIGVRVMGVLFAVGLALTWAAAEHASAGLQVPLAIPVSVLHLLAMAVWLGGLVALAVALFRAPADTVIPAAAVARFSRLAFTSVVVLVTTGLYQSWRQVGSLEALSTTEYGRLLTLKAGAVAVVLTAAWFSRQWTAQLTQEQPAETVPAAAPERVRVAQTVGVGASSGSDTAEGTDSPDGPTASRDLPDGPIPPARRPPPTVTATGAVCAGRSPPRPSSVSWSWRSLRCSPEPSPAAPPSRAPPRPLRPRSPLRGW
- a CDS encoding SulP family inorganic anion transporter, whose translation is MTSPFSSLRSALRTDFTSSLVVFLVALPLCVGVAVASGVPAELGLITGIVGGLVTGLLPGSSLQVSGPAAGLTVLVLTAVQDYGLSALGVIVLASGLLQLALGVLRLGRFFRAISLSVVHGMLAGIGLVLILGQIYALADRKAPGTGTANIAGLPDLVVDVLFSDSALTAVGIGAGTVAVMTLWKKLPGKTQLLPGPLVAVGAATLATAAFDLPIARVEVSGLAEAIQPPALGDFGQLAEVGLLTTIVAFTLIASAESLFSAAAVDRLHNGPKTDYDKELMAQGAGNTLCGLLGALPMTAVIVRSAANVQAGAKTKVSRVLHGVWLLLFAALLPGALGMIPTAALAGVLIHSGFKLLPVKELGPLWREHRGEAVVLVITAGAILVTNMFEGVLIGLLLAVVKTAWETSHVHIDVDDADSGSGPVRVRIRGHATFLRLPRILDALEQLPAERPIELNLAGLRHLDHACMSALQHWADQHNAHTVQPERTRVSA
- a CDS encoding carbonic anhydrase, with translation MHTLIEHARAFPAKIADQQEEFAQLARGQQPQALFISCSDSRVILSMFTGARPGDLFELRTAGNIVPPYRGQAACGVAGSLEFAVRALQVPDIIVCGHSHCGAVQGLMREQNVQTMPLVRRWLSRAGHRTPADEPFQTQGLGDDPVAVTQQHVLTQLDHLRSYPFIARRLSSGRLWLHGWYYTVETGEVLFAVPGTRAFKPL
- a CDS encoding Rieske (2Fe-2S) protein, whose amino-acid sequence is MTSASFKPTSGPARRTVVAAAGAAGLAVALTACGDSDDSSSSSGSTEAGSDASSGGSGASESAGAGGAALAATADIPEGGGKVFADKKVVVTQPTAGEFKAFSATCTHQGCAVKGISDGLINCPCHNSNFSITDGSVKSGPAKQPLPAVQITVSGDSITLA
- a CDS encoding isochorismatase family cysteine hydrolase; its protein translation is MPSYERLSELLDPATTVLLTVECQQGVVGADGALPELAEEARSRGALANVARLVAAAHENGVQVIHAIAERRPDGRGASRNARLFRAAERLPVQQLSGTTAVRVAAPIEVAEEDLVVRRLHGLSPIQGTEVDALLRNLGCRTLVVTGVSANVAIPNAVFDAVNRGYTALVPTDAIAGVPSDYTPAMVRHTLALVATVATTDEVLACFKRPRRTGRA
- a CDS encoding pyridoxamine 5'-phosphate oxidase family protein; protein product: MTVTQRRGRKIMMTPGELDEFLTSQRTCRVATVSPDGAPHVSTLWFAWDGTSLWLYSVVRSKRWADLRRDPRVAIVVDTGEEYDELRGVELSGTVEFVGEIPRTGELCAELDLPETLFARKNFRLDEVPHDGRHAWVRLTPEKIVSWDFRKLGPM
- a CDS encoding LysR family transcriptional regulator gives rise to the protein MLNLERLRTLDALARHGSVSGAAEGLHVTTSAVSQQMAKLEREVGQQLLAKNGRGVRLTDAGRLLAEHAARILSQVELAQSDLEAQRGQVVGELRLSAFPTAARGLFPTALAALRARHPALRVRSSELEPEQGISGVIRGDLDLAVVLDWYNKPMPLPDGLVKAPILDDPADVAMSADHRLAGRDEVDLAEFAEDEWITWGQGEFCHEWLMFTLRSKGIEPNVGHRAAETHTQLGLVAAGLGVCIAPLLGRHPMPAEVVTVPLRQRVRRHVYVVWRADADRRPSIRAAVRALQAAAEKVG
- a CDS encoding DMT family transporter; translation: MSSVTASPTATRTGSRSRPTLDWRLRFGVLALIWGFSFLLIKVGTEGYAPFQVTLGRLAFGTAVLAAAMAVKRERLPRGARTWVHLTVAAFFLNALPFSLFAYAELTIPSTLAGICNATSPLWGMALSLVALSEDRPTRVRVAGLGLGFLGVLTVLGAWQGFDGLDATGTAMALLASLSYPIGWIYVRRTLAGTGHSHLSLTRAQLLLATLQLAVVTPLFTTLPTHLPAVPLLAIVALGALGTGVAMLVQYGIVAEVGPTTAQMVTYFIPVIATAAGVAILGESMTWSTPVGAAIVLAGAALTQARPRRERRPGGTDSDSAPAAGGGGAGATSVPGGREGAGV
- a CDS encoding AraC family transcriptional regulator; amino-acid sequence: MHDDVLSELLRPLWLTDIFHSMWEAGGTWGVKGHDDNCAIVHYMLNNSCAITFGDDPKPVELHEGDLAIFPHGTARTFAAEHGVQATPLSALVPHCRPGESGVVRVGTPPYRTRMLCASLHYSAIGEPGLYNALPRIIVLRRHMLEDEPLLLRTLDSLPSEIGRTAPGSRLVTLRAFETVFVLSLRIAMEQLAEESPALSALHHPGISKALMAIHGSYAEPWTVESLSREAGMSRSTFSQMFRELVGEPPMRHLTVRRLQEARRLLADTSVPQHDIAQRIGYRSQVGFHLAFRKEFDMTPGDFRSRRASKTHLVRQIRDDAQA